One genomic window of Quercus robur chromosome 6, dhQueRobu3.1, whole genome shotgun sequence includes the following:
- the LOC126689676 gene encoding uncharacterized protein LOC126689676 — protein MEEEQQDMETSTEEQRNREEAYHLYSPCYFFEQVIKAFLKCLGHDSSHSTTEQEAQDPPSHAERDMKINEELADKVTRSSRALKPPPRPPISSGGGPQTNKASS, from the exons ATGGAAGAAGAACAACAAGATATGGAGACTTCGACAGAGgaacaaagaaatagagaagaagcaTATCATTTGTACAGCCCTTGCTATTTCTTCGAACAAGTCATCAAGGCTTTCCTTAAGTGCCTTGGTCATGATTCCAGTCACTCCACAACTGAACAAGAAGCTCAAGACCCTCCTTCACATGCAGAAAGAGATATGAAAATCAAt GAAGAGTTAGCAGACAAGGTCACAAGGTCATCAAGAGCTTTAAAACCGCCACCAAGACCGCCAATAAGCAGTGGAGGAGGTCCTCAAACCAACAAAGCTTCTTCTTAA
- the LOC126733240 gene encoding uncharacterized protein LOC126733240 — translation MFEFGDELTLESYKIPWLIWIQLLVLFLLIFLLYGFSLLASDRSDNYSSTASPSTSQLVSNETQIEKSIPKHNNTSIVTNCLETTQVGENIIKGEIATSTSRILVRGGEDITEREVPFATHLLHPCHYFRLARVAFLKCLGLDSSSENSSTPEQRKRKEKRFRKES, via the exons ATGTTTGAATTTGGGGATGAACTTACACTAGAAAGCTACAAAATTCCTTGGCTTATATGGATCCAACTCTTAGTCCTCTTCCTCCTCATTTTTCTCCTCTATGGCTTCAGCCTCTTAGCTTCAGATCGCTCAGATAATTACAGTTCCACTGCTTCACCGTCTACCAGCCAATTGGTTTCCAATGAAACCCAGATAGAGAAGTCAATTCCAAAGCACAATAACACGTCAATTGTTACAAATTGCTTAGAGACTACCCAG GTTGGAGAGAATATTATAAAAGGAGAAATAGCAACAAGCACAAGTAGAATATTAGTGAGAGGAGGAGAAGACATTACAGAAAGGGAAGTGCCATTTGCAACCCATTTATTACATCCTTGCCATTATTTCAGGCTTGCTAGAGTAGCATTTTTAAAGTGTTTAGGACTAGACTCCAGCTCTGAAAATTCATCAACACcagagcaaagaaaaagaaaggaaaagagattTAGGAAAGAAAGCTAA